A genomic region of Canis aureus isolate CA01 chromosome 16, VMU_Caureus_v.1.0, whole genome shotgun sequence contains the following coding sequences:
- the ITGB4 gene encoding integrin beta-4 isoform X2 has translation MAGLSPHPWTWLLLAVLMTVSFPGEMANRCKRAQVKSCTECIRVDRDCAYCVDEMFKERRCNTQEELLAAGCRWESVVVMKSSFTITEEIEINKTLRRSQVSPQGLRARLRPGEEQHFELLVFEPRESPMDLYILMDFSNSMSDDLDNLKQMGERLAQVLSQLTNDYTIGFGKFVDKVSVPQTDMRPEKLKEPWPNSDPPFSFKNVISLTENLEEFRNKLLGERISGNLDAPEGGFDAILQVAVCTRDIGWRPDSTHLLVFSTESAFHYEADGANVLAGIMSRNDEACHLDTSGTYTQYKTQDYPSVPTLVRLLGKHNIIPIFAVTNYSYSYYEKLHTYFPVSSLGVLQEDSSNIVELLEEAINRIRSNLDIRALESPRGLRTEVTSRMFQKTNTGSFHIQRGEVGTYQVQLRALEFVDGTHVCQLGEEDQKGNIHLKPSFSDGLRMDVGIICDVCPCELQKEVLSARCSYHGDFMCGHCVCNEGWSGKTCSCSTGSLSDIKPCLREGEDKPCSGRGECQCSHCVCYGEGRYEGPFCEYDNFQCPRASGVLCNDRGRCSMGQCVCEAGWTGLSCDCPLSNATCIDSSGGICNGRGYCECGRCHCNQHSLYTDTTCEINYSAIRLGLCEDLRSCVQCQAWGTGEKKGRKCEECSFKVKMVDELKKGEEVLEHCSFRDEEDDCTYSYTVEGDGTPGPNSTVLVHKKKECPPRSFWWLIPLLIFLLLLLALLLLLCWKYCACCKACLALLPCCNRGHMVGFKEDHYMLRENLMASDHLDTPMLRSGNLKGRDMVRWKITNNVQRPGFATHTSSINPTELVPYGLSLRLARLCTENLLKPGTRECDQLRQEVEENLNEVYRQITDTHKIQQTKFRQQPNSGKKQDHTIVDTVLTAPRSAKQALLKLTEKHVEQGAFHELKVAPGYYTLTADQDARGMVEFQEGVELVDVRVPLFIRPEDDDEKQLLVEAIDVPMGTATLGRRLVNITIIKEQASGIVSFEKPEFLVSGGEQVARIPVVRRILDSGKSQVSYRTQDNTAQGNRDYIPAEGDLLFQPGETWKELQVKLLELQEMDALLRGGQTRRFHIQLSNPKFGARLGQPHLATVVIGERDELDRNFTSQMLSSFPSQHGDLGAPQNPNAKAAGSRKIHFNWLPPPGKPAGYRVKYWIQGDSESEAHLLDSKVPSVELTNLYPYCDYEMKVCAYGAQGEGPYSSLVSCRTQQEVPSEPGRLAFNVVSSTVTQLSWGEPAETNGEITAYEVCYGLVNEDNRPIGPMKKVLVDSPKKRMLLIENLRESQPYRYTVKARNGAGWGPEREAIINLATQPKRPMSIPIIPDIPIVDAQCGEDYESFLMYSDDVLRSPTGSQRPSVSDDTEHLVNGRMDFAFPGSANSLHRMTVANTAYGTHLSPHVSHRVLSTSSTLTRDYHSLTRTEHSHSATLPRDYSTLTSLSSHNSRLAPSLPNTPTRLVFSALGPTSLKVSWQEPQCEQVLQGYSVEYQLLNGGELYRLNIPNPSQTSVVVEDLLPNHSYLFRVRAQSQEGWGPEREGVITIESQVHPQSPLCPLPGSPFTLSTPSAPGPLVFTALSPDSLQLSWERPRRPEGNILGYVVTCEMAHGGEPATFLVDGDSPESRLTVPGLSENVPYKFKVQARTTEGCGPEREGIITIESQDGGPFPQLGSHLGLVQHPLPGEYSSITTTHTSTTEPFLLDGLTLGSQRLEASGSLTRHVTQEFVSRTLTTSGTLSTQVDQQFFQT, from the exons ATGGCAGGACTGAGTCCCCACCCATGGACCTGGCTGCTGCTGGCAGTCCTGATGACTGTCAGCTTCCCCGGGGAAATGG CGAACCGCTGCAAGAGGGCCCAGGTGAAGAGCTGCACGGAGTGCATCCGCGTGGACCGAGACTGCGCCTACTGTGTGGATGAG ATGTTCAAGGAGCGGCGCTGCAACACCCAGGAAGAGCTGCTGGCTGCGGGCTGCCGGTGGGAGAGCGTGGTGGTCATGAAGAGCAGCTTCACGATCACAGAG GAGATCGAGATCAACAAGACCCTGCGGCGCAGCCAGGTGTCGCCCCAGGGGCTGCGGGCCCGGCTGCGGCCAGGCGAGGAGCAGCACTTTGAGCTGTTGGTGTTCGAGCCCAGGGAGAGCCCTATGGACCTGTACATCCTCATGGACTTCTCCAACTCCATGTCCGACGATCTGGACAACCTCAAGCAGATGGGGGAAAGGCTGG CCCAGGTCCTGAGCCAGCTCACCAACGACTACACCATTGGATTTGGAAAGTTTGTGGACAAAGTCAGCGTCCCTCAGACAGACATGAGGCCTGAGAA GCTGAAGGAGCCCTGGCCCAACAGCGACCCCCCCTTCTCCTTCAAAAATGTTATCAGCCTGACGGAAAACTTGGAGGAGTTTCGGAATAAACTGCTGGGAGAGCGGATTTCAGGCAACCTGGACGCTCCCGAAGGAGGTTTTGATGCCATCCTGCAGGTGGCCGTGTGCACG AGGGACATTGGCTGGCGCCCCGACAGCACCCACCTGCTGGTATTCTCCACCGAGTCAGCTTTCCACTATGAGGCCGATGGTGCCAACGTGCTGGCTGGCATCATGAGCCGCAATGATGAGGCATGTCACCTGGACACCTCGGGCACCTATACCCAGTACAAGACACAGGACTATCCATCAGTACCCACCCTGGTGCGCCTGCTTGGCAAACACAACATTATCCCCATCTTCGCCGTCACCAACTACTCCTACAGCTATTATGAG AAGCTGCACACCTACTTCCCCGTCTCCTCGCTTGGGGTGCTGCAAGAGGACTCCTCCAACATTGTGGAGCTGCTGGAGGAAGCCATCAAC CGCATTCGTTCTAACCTGGACATCCGGGCCCTGGAAAGTCCCCGAGGCCTGCGGACAGAGGTCACCTCCAGGATGTTCCAAAAGACAAATACCGGCTCCTTTCACATCCAGCGTGGGGAAGTG GGCACATACCAGGTGCAGCTGAGGGCCTTGGAATTTGTGGATGGGACTCACGTGTGCCAGTTGGGAGAGGAGGACCAGAAGGGCAACATCCACCTGAAGCCCTCCTTCTCAGATGGCCTCAGGATGGATGTGGGCATCATCTGTGACGTGTGCCCCTGTGAGCTG CAAAAAGAGGTGCTTTCAGCTCGCTGCAGCTACCACGGAGACTTCATGTGTGGACACTGTGTGTGCAATGAGGGCTG GAGTGGCAAGACCTGCAGCTGCTCCACTGGTTCACTGAGTGACATAAAGCCCTGCCTGAGGGAGGGCGAAGACAAGCCGTGCTCTGGGCGTGGCGAGTGCCAATGCAGCCACTGTGTGTGCTATGGAGAAGGCCGCTATGAGGGTCCATTCTGCGAGTATGACAACTTCCAGTGTCCCCGTGCCTCGGGGGTCCTCTGTAATG ACCGGGGACGGTGTTCCATGGGCCAATGTGTGTGTGAGGCTGGCTGGACAGGCTTGAGCTGTGACTGTCCTCTCAGCAATGCCACCTGCATCGACAGCAGTGGG GGCATCTGTAATGGGCGTGGCTACTGTGAGTGCGGCCGCTGTCACTGCAACCAGCACTCACTCTACACGGACACCACCTGTGAGATCAACTACTCAGCG ATCCGCCTGGGCCTCTGTGAGGACCTGCGCTCCTGTGTGCAGTGCCAAGCCTGGGGCACCGGTGAGAAGAAGGGCCGCAAGTGCGAGGAGTGCAGCTTCAAGGTCAAGATGGTGGACGAGCTTAAGAAAG GAGAGGAGGTGTTGGAGCACTGCTCCTTCCGGGATGAGGAGGATGACTGCACATACAGCTATACCGTGGAGGGCGACGGCACCCCGGGGCCCAACAGCACTGTCCTGGTGCACAAGAAGAAAG AGTGCCCACCCAGGTCCTTCTGGTGGCTCATCCCTCTGCTCAtcttcctcctgctgctcctggcaCTGCTGTTGCTGCTCTGCTGGAAGTACTGTGCCTGCTGCAAG GCTTGCCTGGCACTTCTTCCTTGCTGCAACCGAG GTCACATGGTGGGCTTCAAGGAGGACCACTACATGCTGCGGGAGAACCTGATGGCCTCCGACCACCTGGACACGCCCATGCTACGCAGCGGGAACCTCAAGGGACGTGACATGGTCAGATGGAAAATCACCAACAACGTGCAGCGGCCTGGCTTTGCCACCCACACCTCCAGCATCAACCCCACAGAgctgg TGCCCTATGGGCTGTCCCTGCGCCTCGCCCGCCTATGCACCGAGAACCTGTTAAAGCCTGGCACGCGAGAATGTGACCAACTGCGCCAGGAGGTGGAGGAAAAC CTGAATGAGGTGTACAGACagatcacagacacacacaagatCCAGCAGACCAAATTCCG GCAGCAGCCCAACTCTGGGAAAAA ACAGGACCACACCATTGTGGACACGGTGCTGACGGCGCCGCGCTCGGCCAAGCAGGCCCTGCTCAAGCTGACAGAGAAGCACGTGGAGCAGGGGGCTTTCCACGAGCTCAAGGTGGCCCCCGGCTACTACACCCTCACTGCAGACCAGG ATGCCCGGGGCATGGTGGAGTTCCAGGAGGGCGTGGAGCTGGTAGACGTGCGGGTACCCCTCTTTATCCGGCCCGAGGATGACGATGAGAAGCAGCTGCTGGTGGAGGCCATCGATGTACCCATGGGCACGGCCACCCTCGGGCGCCGCTTGGTAAACATCACCATCATCAAGGAGCAAG CCAGCGGGATAGTGTCCTTCGAGAAGCCCGAGTTCTTGGTCAGCGGCGGGGAGCAAGTGGCCCGCATTCCTGTCGTCCGGCGCATCCTGGACAGTGGCAAGTCCCAGGTCTCCTACCGCACACAGGATAACACTGCACAAGGCAACCGG GACTACATCCCCGCAGAGGGTGACCTACTCTTCCAACCTGGGGAGACCTGGAAGGAGCTGCAGGTGAAGCTCCTGGAGCTGCAGGAGATGGATGCCCTCCTGCGGGGCGGCCAGACCCGCCGCTTCCACATTCAACTCAGCAACCCCAAGTTTGGGGCCCGCCTGGGCCAGCCCCACTTAGCCACCGTCGTCATTGGGGAACGAG ATGAACTGGACAGGAACTTCACAAGCCAGATGCTGTCATCCTTCCCATCCCAGCATGGTGACCTGGGTGCCCCTCAGAACCCTAATGCCAAGGCTGCCGGGTCCCGGAAAATCCACTTCAACTGGCTGCCCCCTCCTGGCAAGCCAGCAGGGTACAGG GTGAAGTACTGGATCCAGGGTGACTCTGAGTCCGAAGCCCACCTGCTTGACAGCAAAGTGCCCTCAGTGGAGCTCACCAACCTGTACCCATATTGCGACTATGAGATGAAGGTGTGCGCCTATGGGGCCCAGGGCGAGGGCCCGTACAGCTCCTTGGTGTCCTGCCGCACGCAGCAGGAAG TGCCCAGCGAGCCAGGGCGGCTGGCCTTCAATGTCGTCTCCTCTACGGTGACCCAGCTGAGCTGGGGTGAGCCGGCTGAGACCAACGGCGAGATCACGGCCTACGAGGTCTGCTACGGCTTGGTCAACGAGGACAACC GACCCATCGGGCCCATGAAGAAGGTGTTGGTGGACAGTCCCAAGAAACGGATGCTGCTCATTGAGAACCTGCGGGAGTCCCAGCCATACCGCTACACGGTGAAGGCGCGCAATGGGGCAGGCTGGGGGCCCGAGCGGGAGGCCATCATCAACCTGGCCACCCAGCCCAAGCGGCCCATGTCCA TCCCCATCATCCCGGACATCCCCATTGTGGACGCCCAGTGTGGGGAAGACTATGAGAGCTTCCTCATGTACAGTGATGACGTTCTACGCTCCCCTACTGGCAGCCAGAGGCCTAGTGTCTCCGATGACACTG AGCATCTGGTGAACGGACGGATGGACTTTGCCTTCCCGGGCAGCGCCAACTCCCTGCACAGGATGACTGTGGCCAACACTGCCTATGGGACCCACCTGAGCCCACACGTGTCCCACCGGGTGCTGAGTACATCCTCCACCCTCACGCGGGACTACCACTCGCTGACCCGCACAGAACACTCCCACTCTGCCACGCTGCCCAGAGACTACTCCACCctcacctccctctcctcccaca ACTCCCGCTTGGCCCCGAGTTTGCCCAACACACCCACCCGCCTGGTGTTCTCAGCACTGGGACCCACATCTCTGAAAGTGAGCTGGCAGGAGCCACAGTGTGAGCAGGTGCTGCAGGGCTACAGCGTGGAGTACCAGCTGCTGAACGGCG GGGAGCTGTATCGGCTCAACATCCCTAACCCCAGCCAGACTTCAGTGGTGGTGGAAGACCTTCTGCCCAACCATTCCTACCTGTTCCGCGTGCGGGCCCAGAGCCAGGAAGGCTGGGGCCCAGAACGCGAGGGCGTCATCACCATTGAGTCCCAGGTGCACCCCCAGAGTCCactctgccccctgccag GCTCCCCCTTCACTTTGAGCACACCCAGTGCCCCAGGCCCACTGGTGTTTACTGCCCTGAGCCCAGACTCCCTGCAGTTGAGCTGGGAGCGGCCACGCAGGCCTGAAGGGAACATCCTTGGCTACGTGGTGACCTGTGAGATGGCTCATGGAGGAG AACCAGCCACATTCCTGGTGGATGGGGACAGCCCCGAGAGCCGGCTGACCGTGCCAGGCCTCAGTGAGAACGTGCCCTACAAGTTCAAGGTACAGGCCAGGACCACCGAGGGTTGTGGGCCAGAGCGTGAGGGCATCATCACCattgagtcccaggatggag GCCCTTTCCCACAACTGGGCAGCCACCTCGGACTCGTCCAGCACCCACTGCCAGGCGAGTACAGCAGCATCACCACCACCCACACCAGTACAACCGAACCCTTCCTACTGG ATGgactgaccctggggtcccagcgCCTGGAAGCAAGTGGCTCCCTCACCCGCCACGTGACTCAGGAGTTTGTGAGCCGGACACTAACCACCAGTGGCACCCTCAGTACCCAGGTGGACCAGCAGTTCTTCCAGACCTga
- the ITGB4 gene encoding integrin beta-4 isoform X1: protein MAGLSPHPWTWLLLAVLMTVSFPGEMANRCKRAQVKSCTECIRVDRDCAYCVDEMFKERRCNTQEELLAAGCRWESVVVMKSSFTITEEIEINKTLRRSQVSPQGLRARLRPGEEQHFELLVFEPRESPMDLYILMDFSNSMSDDLDNLKQMGERLAQVLSQLTNDYTIGFGKFVDKVSVPQTDMRPEKLKEPWPNSDPPFSFKNVISLTENLEEFRNKLLGERISGNLDAPEGGFDAILQVAVCTRDIGWRPDSTHLLVFSTESAFHYEADGANVLAGIMSRNDEACHLDTSGTYTQYKTQDYPSVPTLVRLLGKHNIIPIFAVTNYSYSYYEKLHTYFPVSSLGVLQEDSSNIVELLEEAINRIRSNLDIRALESPRGLRTEVTSRMFQKTNTGSFHIQRGEVGTYQVQLRALEFVDGTHVCQLGEEDQKGNIHLKPSFSDGLRMDVGIICDVCPCELQKEVLSARCSYHGDFMCGHCVCNEGWSGKTCSCSTGSLSDIKPCLREGEDKPCSGRGECQCSHCVCYGEGRYEGPFCEYDNFQCPRASGVLCNDRGRCSMGQCVCEAGWTGLSCDCPLSNATCIDSSGGICNGRGYCECGRCHCNQHSLYTDTTCEINYSAIRLGLCEDLRSCVQCQAWGTGEKKGRKCEECSFKVKMVDELKKGEEVLEHCSFRDEEDDCTYSYTVEGDGTPGPNSTVLVHKKKECPPRSFWWLIPLLIFLLLLLALLLLLCWKYCACCKACLALLPCCNRGHMVGFKEDHYMLRENLMASDHLDTPMLRSGNLKGRDMVRWKITNNVQRPGFATHTSSINPTELVPYGLSLRLARLCTENLLKPGTRECDQLRQEVEENLNEVYRQITDTHKIQQTKFRQQPNSGKKQDHTIVDTVLTAPRSAKQALLKLTEKHVEQGAFHELKVAPGYYTLTADQDARGMVEFQEGVELVDVRVPLFIRPEDDDEKQLLVEAIDVPMGTATLGRRLVNITIIKEQASGIVSFEKPEFLVSGGEQVARIPVVRRILDSGKSQVSYRTQDNTAQGNRDYIPAEGDLLFQPGETWKELQVKLLELQEMDALLRGGQTRRFHIQLSNPKFGARLGQPHLATVVIGERDELDRNFTSQMLSSFPSQHGDLGAPQNPNAKAAGSRKIHFNWLPPPGKPAGYRVKYWIQGDSESEAHLLDSKVPSVELTNLYPYCDYEMKVCAYGAQGEGPYSSLVSCRTQQEVPSEPGRLAFNVVSSTVTQLSWGEPAETNGEITAYEVCYGLVNEDNRPIGPMKKVLVDSPKKRMLLIENLRESQPYRYTVKARNGAGWGPEREAIINLATQPKRPMSIPIIPDIPIVDAQCGEDYESFLMYSDDVLRSPTGSQRPSVSDDTEHLVNGRMDFAFPGSANSLHRMTVANTAYGTHLSPHVSHRVLSTSSTLTRDYHSLTRTEHSHSATLPRDYSTLTSLSSHSLPPIWEEGRSRLPLSWALGPLSRAQMKGFPPSGNSQDTIILAGQPAAPFRGPDSRLAPSLPNTPTRLVFSALGPTSLKVSWQEPQCEQVLQGYSVEYQLLNGGELYRLNIPNPSQTSVVVEDLLPNHSYLFRVRAQSQEGWGPEREGVITIESQVHPQSPLCPLPGSPFTLSTPSAPGPLVFTALSPDSLQLSWERPRRPEGNILGYVVTCEMAHGGEPATFLVDGDSPESRLTVPGLSENVPYKFKVQARTTEGCGPEREGIITIESQDGGPFPQLGSHLGLVQHPLPGEYSSITTTHTSTTEPFLLDGLTLGSQRLEASGSLTRHVTQEFVSRTLTTSGTLSTQVDQQFFQT from the exons ATGGCAGGACTGAGTCCCCACCCATGGACCTGGCTGCTGCTGGCAGTCCTGATGACTGTCAGCTTCCCCGGGGAAATGG CGAACCGCTGCAAGAGGGCCCAGGTGAAGAGCTGCACGGAGTGCATCCGCGTGGACCGAGACTGCGCCTACTGTGTGGATGAG ATGTTCAAGGAGCGGCGCTGCAACACCCAGGAAGAGCTGCTGGCTGCGGGCTGCCGGTGGGAGAGCGTGGTGGTCATGAAGAGCAGCTTCACGATCACAGAG GAGATCGAGATCAACAAGACCCTGCGGCGCAGCCAGGTGTCGCCCCAGGGGCTGCGGGCCCGGCTGCGGCCAGGCGAGGAGCAGCACTTTGAGCTGTTGGTGTTCGAGCCCAGGGAGAGCCCTATGGACCTGTACATCCTCATGGACTTCTCCAACTCCATGTCCGACGATCTGGACAACCTCAAGCAGATGGGGGAAAGGCTGG CCCAGGTCCTGAGCCAGCTCACCAACGACTACACCATTGGATTTGGAAAGTTTGTGGACAAAGTCAGCGTCCCTCAGACAGACATGAGGCCTGAGAA GCTGAAGGAGCCCTGGCCCAACAGCGACCCCCCCTTCTCCTTCAAAAATGTTATCAGCCTGACGGAAAACTTGGAGGAGTTTCGGAATAAACTGCTGGGAGAGCGGATTTCAGGCAACCTGGACGCTCCCGAAGGAGGTTTTGATGCCATCCTGCAGGTGGCCGTGTGCACG AGGGACATTGGCTGGCGCCCCGACAGCACCCACCTGCTGGTATTCTCCACCGAGTCAGCTTTCCACTATGAGGCCGATGGTGCCAACGTGCTGGCTGGCATCATGAGCCGCAATGATGAGGCATGTCACCTGGACACCTCGGGCACCTATACCCAGTACAAGACACAGGACTATCCATCAGTACCCACCCTGGTGCGCCTGCTTGGCAAACACAACATTATCCCCATCTTCGCCGTCACCAACTACTCCTACAGCTATTATGAG AAGCTGCACACCTACTTCCCCGTCTCCTCGCTTGGGGTGCTGCAAGAGGACTCCTCCAACATTGTGGAGCTGCTGGAGGAAGCCATCAAC CGCATTCGTTCTAACCTGGACATCCGGGCCCTGGAAAGTCCCCGAGGCCTGCGGACAGAGGTCACCTCCAGGATGTTCCAAAAGACAAATACCGGCTCCTTTCACATCCAGCGTGGGGAAGTG GGCACATACCAGGTGCAGCTGAGGGCCTTGGAATTTGTGGATGGGACTCACGTGTGCCAGTTGGGAGAGGAGGACCAGAAGGGCAACATCCACCTGAAGCCCTCCTTCTCAGATGGCCTCAGGATGGATGTGGGCATCATCTGTGACGTGTGCCCCTGTGAGCTG CAAAAAGAGGTGCTTTCAGCTCGCTGCAGCTACCACGGAGACTTCATGTGTGGACACTGTGTGTGCAATGAGGGCTG GAGTGGCAAGACCTGCAGCTGCTCCACTGGTTCACTGAGTGACATAAAGCCCTGCCTGAGGGAGGGCGAAGACAAGCCGTGCTCTGGGCGTGGCGAGTGCCAATGCAGCCACTGTGTGTGCTATGGAGAAGGCCGCTATGAGGGTCCATTCTGCGAGTATGACAACTTCCAGTGTCCCCGTGCCTCGGGGGTCCTCTGTAATG ACCGGGGACGGTGTTCCATGGGCCAATGTGTGTGTGAGGCTGGCTGGACAGGCTTGAGCTGTGACTGTCCTCTCAGCAATGCCACCTGCATCGACAGCAGTGGG GGCATCTGTAATGGGCGTGGCTACTGTGAGTGCGGCCGCTGTCACTGCAACCAGCACTCACTCTACACGGACACCACCTGTGAGATCAACTACTCAGCG ATCCGCCTGGGCCTCTGTGAGGACCTGCGCTCCTGTGTGCAGTGCCAAGCCTGGGGCACCGGTGAGAAGAAGGGCCGCAAGTGCGAGGAGTGCAGCTTCAAGGTCAAGATGGTGGACGAGCTTAAGAAAG GAGAGGAGGTGTTGGAGCACTGCTCCTTCCGGGATGAGGAGGATGACTGCACATACAGCTATACCGTGGAGGGCGACGGCACCCCGGGGCCCAACAGCACTGTCCTGGTGCACAAGAAGAAAG AGTGCCCACCCAGGTCCTTCTGGTGGCTCATCCCTCTGCTCAtcttcctcctgctgctcctggcaCTGCTGTTGCTGCTCTGCTGGAAGTACTGTGCCTGCTGCAAG GCTTGCCTGGCACTTCTTCCTTGCTGCAACCGAG GTCACATGGTGGGCTTCAAGGAGGACCACTACATGCTGCGGGAGAACCTGATGGCCTCCGACCACCTGGACACGCCCATGCTACGCAGCGGGAACCTCAAGGGACGTGACATGGTCAGATGGAAAATCACCAACAACGTGCAGCGGCCTGGCTTTGCCACCCACACCTCCAGCATCAACCCCACAGAgctgg TGCCCTATGGGCTGTCCCTGCGCCTCGCCCGCCTATGCACCGAGAACCTGTTAAAGCCTGGCACGCGAGAATGTGACCAACTGCGCCAGGAGGTGGAGGAAAAC CTGAATGAGGTGTACAGACagatcacagacacacacaagatCCAGCAGACCAAATTCCG GCAGCAGCCCAACTCTGGGAAAAA ACAGGACCACACCATTGTGGACACGGTGCTGACGGCGCCGCGCTCGGCCAAGCAGGCCCTGCTCAAGCTGACAGAGAAGCACGTGGAGCAGGGGGCTTTCCACGAGCTCAAGGTGGCCCCCGGCTACTACACCCTCACTGCAGACCAGG ATGCCCGGGGCATGGTGGAGTTCCAGGAGGGCGTGGAGCTGGTAGACGTGCGGGTACCCCTCTTTATCCGGCCCGAGGATGACGATGAGAAGCAGCTGCTGGTGGAGGCCATCGATGTACCCATGGGCACGGCCACCCTCGGGCGCCGCTTGGTAAACATCACCATCATCAAGGAGCAAG CCAGCGGGATAGTGTCCTTCGAGAAGCCCGAGTTCTTGGTCAGCGGCGGGGAGCAAGTGGCCCGCATTCCTGTCGTCCGGCGCATCCTGGACAGTGGCAAGTCCCAGGTCTCCTACCGCACACAGGATAACACTGCACAAGGCAACCGG GACTACATCCCCGCAGAGGGTGACCTACTCTTCCAACCTGGGGAGACCTGGAAGGAGCTGCAGGTGAAGCTCCTGGAGCTGCAGGAGATGGATGCCCTCCTGCGGGGCGGCCAGACCCGCCGCTTCCACATTCAACTCAGCAACCCCAAGTTTGGGGCCCGCCTGGGCCAGCCCCACTTAGCCACCGTCGTCATTGGGGAACGAG ATGAACTGGACAGGAACTTCACAAGCCAGATGCTGTCATCCTTCCCATCCCAGCATGGTGACCTGGGTGCCCCTCAGAACCCTAATGCCAAGGCTGCCGGGTCCCGGAAAATCCACTTCAACTGGCTGCCCCCTCCTGGCAAGCCAGCAGGGTACAGG GTGAAGTACTGGATCCAGGGTGACTCTGAGTCCGAAGCCCACCTGCTTGACAGCAAAGTGCCCTCAGTGGAGCTCACCAACCTGTACCCATATTGCGACTATGAGATGAAGGTGTGCGCCTATGGGGCCCAGGGCGAGGGCCCGTACAGCTCCTTGGTGTCCTGCCGCACGCAGCAGGAAG TGCCCAGCGAGCCAGGGCGGCTGGCCTTCAATGTCGTCTCCTCTACGGTGACCCAGCTGAGCTGGGGTGAGCCGGCTGAGACCAACGGCGAGATCACGGCCTACGAGGTCTGCTACGGCTTGGTCAACGAGGACAACC GACCCATCGGGCCCATGAAGAAGGTGTTGGTGGACAGTCCCAAGAAACGGATGCTGCTCATTGAGAACCTGCGGGAGTCCCAGCCATACCGCTACACGGTGAAGGCGCGCAATGGGGCAGGCTGGGGGCCCGAGCGGGAGGCCATCATCAACCTGGCCACCCAGCCCAAGCGGCCCATGTCCA TCCCCATCATCCCGGACATCCCCATTGTGGACGCCCAGTGTGGGGAAGACTATGAGAGCTTCCTCATGTACAGTGATGACGTTCTACGCTCCCCTACTGGCAGCCAGAGGCCTAGTGTCTCCGATGACACTG AGCATCTGGTGAACGGACGGATGGACTTTGCCTTCCCGGGCAGCGCCAACTCCCTGCACAGGATGACTGTGGCCAACACTGCCTATGGGACCCACCTGAGCCCACACGTGTCCCACCGGGTGCTGAGTACATCCTCCACCCTCACGCGGGACTACCACTCGCTGACCCGCACAGAACACTCCCACTCTGCCACGCTGCCCAGAGACTACTCCACCctcacctccctctcctcccaca GCCTCCCTCCCAtctgggaagaagggaggagcaggcttccgctgtcctgggccctggggcccctgAGTCGGGCCCAGATGAAGGGGTTCCCTCCCTCTGGGAACTCACAAGACACTATAATCCTGGCTGGGCAGCCAGCAGCGCCCTTTCGGGGCCCAG ACTCCCGCTTGGCCCCGAGTTTGCCCAACACACCCACCCGCCTGGTGTTCTCAGCACTGGGACCCACATCTCTGAAAGTGAGCTGGCAGGAGCCACAGTGTGAGCAGGTGCTGCAGGGCTACAGCGTGGAGTACCAGCTGCTGAACGGCG GGGAGCTGTATCGGCTCAACATCCCTAACCCCAGCCAGACTTCAGTGGTGGTGGAAGACCTTCTGCCCAACCATTCCTACCTGTTCCGCGTGCGGGCCCAGAGCCAGGAAGGCTGGGGCCCAGAACGCGAGGGCGTCATCACCATTGAGTCCCAGGTGCACCCCCAGAGTCCactctgccccctgccag GCTCCCCCTTCACTTTGAGCACACCCAGTGCCCCAGGCCCACTGGTGTTTACTGCCCTGAGCCCAGACTCCCTGCAGTTGAGCTGGGAGCGGCCACGCAGGCCTGAAGGGAACATCCTTGGCTACGTGGTGACCTGTGAGATGGCTCATGGAGGAG AACCAGCCACATTCCTGGTGGATGGGGACAGCCCCGAGAGCCGGCTGACCGTGCCAGGCCTCAGTGAGAACGTGCCCTACAAGTTCAAGGTACAGGCCAGGACCACCGAGGGTTGTGGGCCAGAGCGTGAGGGCATCATCACCattgagtcccaggatggag GCCCTTTCCCACAACTGGGCAGCCACCTCGGACTCGTCCAGCACCCACTGCCAGGCGAGTACAGCAGCATCACCACCACCCACACCAGTACAACCGAACCCTTCCTACTGG ATGgactgaccctggggtcccagcgCCTGGAAGCAAGTGGCTCCCTCACCCGCCACGTGACTCAGGAGTTTGTGAGCCGGACACTAACCACCAGTGGCACCCTCAGTACCCAGGTGGACCAGCAGTTCTTCCAGACCTga